In Lactuca sativa cultivar Salinas chromosome 5, Lsat_Salinas_v11, whole genome shotgun sequence, the DNA window aaatctcagggtaaaatgactatttactCCTGGTCAAGTCAActtcatggtcaaagtcaacttccagttaaccggactcgtcgagttgggtcgccaactcatcgagtccctatcATCCATTCTAGTCCTCTACCCACTTCTACTCGTTGAGTTTggaaaagactcgacgagttcttcttcgatactaacatcgagtctaacttcatatgactcgccgagttgtatgaacaactcatcgagttctccttcaacatatgaacacgtccagtctgtgactcgccgagtcgtatgaacattcgtcaagtctgaagaacaactcgccgagtctgaagagcagctcgccgagtcccaagcatGCTATTACTATAAAGTTAATTCTAATCGATTACAGTgcttccaaatcatagatctgagcttctaggactggttttacacgtaaagtttccaactttacgtgcatgcacaagAGTATGAGGCTAAAATACCAAAAATCATCAAATACTAAGCtcttagggtttggaacaaggccATGATTGCATAAAGGTGGCGGTAATGAGCTCCTGGAGTTCAATAACGTCAAGATCTAAGGTTTCCATCCAAAGGAGAGTCCATATATCAAGTTTTGAATCATATAACGCTCCAAAAGATACATAacaagcataaaagagggtttaatggaGGAATACACAAGGTAATAACTTTATTACCTGAATGAGAACCAGATGAAAGCTAACTTTTGGATCTCCTTTCTCTTTCTATGGaccttctttccttccttctcttccaaaGCTTTCAAACTAGCATAAACACACTCAAGCTCaacaatgggggctagggtttacaggggaaatgctctaaaggtgttggaggctggggtgggacgctataatgacgtttaaatagggtacaaacccttgaaattagggcatCATCCaaacaggcagactcgccgagtcccaacatatggactcgccgagtagccaacttaaatcgcgagctcatcccgcttctactcgacgagtcgggctacacactcgtcgagtaccccttaagaaatgGAGATACTTTAATTAAAATTACATACCATAAATGGATCGTTACATTTCCCCTCTTGTAAGGGTGAGGAGTTGCGAGTTCACTATGATGAcagattgttttgaaaacttatgtgACAAAACACGAATAAACATGCATGAGTAATCAACATGTATTTATGGcatttgtttttatacttttggtTTTTTTGCACTAAAGGCTAAGGCCGTAAACTTTTACAATAGAGTTAAATTGATGATGTATAATAATGTTGTGACATAGACTTAGATTTTAAAAGAATTGATTTTTCTATAAGGAATTGTTAGCAACATAATTTGTTGACTGTTTGGTGTTTGCCTTTAATATATGTTTTTGTTGTGATTTTTACTAATGTGTTGTTGGCATATGAAAAAATTTGTGATGTTAAAAAGACTTGGCCGAGTCAATGTGAGAACAGACCACTAATATTATAGATTCAAATCAAGATATGAATTTTTCTAATTTTATAACATGACTAATTATCTTTTCTTCCTTGTTGGAAGTAATACAAATGAATGAGATACAAAAGGTGGCTTTCAACCTTATATTTTCACAAAAAGAAAAAGATTTTGTTGAAAAATTCAAAGTTTTCTCGTGTGAAAATAGTTCCCGAGTGCTTGATTCTAAGACCATATAACGTTCCACTTAAATTTTACCCACAAAAAAGAAACATAATCACAAGTCAAAAAGCAAAACATTAAAAAGACAAAGGGAAAAGTAACCAGTCCCTTTCATAATTCATCCTTCTTCTTCGTTAGGTAACCAGTCCTACTTTGTGTTACCATCTAATTCAAGATCGTTTTCCCCTCTCATTATCAAATTCCCCTTCCTATAAGAAACCGCTTCCTACTTGTTTGTATCAATAATTCATCATTAAAAAACTGTCCCATTGTTTCATCCTACTTGAATACTCTTTCATGGCCCCTTTTGCCGTTTCATGTATTCTGTGCACAAGATCTTTCATGTCTTCTTGATCGATCGTCTGTTTTTTTTTACTGTAACTTCGTTGACTCTTGTAATTGGTATAAAACTATAACCAGTTATGGCATACCCATGTCTTGATTTGTAGATCAATTGTGGGTTTTGTTGAAGATTCGATGTTGCAAGTTAAGAATTTAGTGGATATCAGTTGTGGGTGATTCGTAGTGGAGCAATGGGTATGGGTTGTTTCGGTGCTTTTGATGCATGTAAAGCAAGAACTAGAAAGCTTCCAGATGGTAAGATTATTTCActgtctttctttttttttttttttttttttttttattcatataattatacatatacacAACATGTATAGATATGTTTTTGTCTGTGTGTTAGTTTGTTTGCTTTCATATGATtatatctttagcttttagtgGTATTTAACGTAACTGGAAACAATAGTTTGTATATgctaatattgttttgaaaaaaatcatTGAATTATAACCTTTCGTCCAAATAGAAAGCAATTTCAGCTTCATAACTCATAAGATATTTTTACATATAATATTCTAAttggaaaaaatgaaagtaaaatgtTATAATTGCATAGATTTTCCAAACTATATATTCTTGGTTAATCCCCGGTGGTTAATCTTCAAAATATTTATCAATAACCTCTATTTTATTAAAATCTATTATAAAAAAAGCTAAAAACTCATTCCAATAGTTTTAACTTTTACAAAGCCTTTTTATTTTATCCTCATCTATCTTTAATGTCTCTAAAAGCCTTTCATGTAATTTTTCGTTTTCCATCACATGTTAAATTTCTCAAATTAATACTATGttacattaataatatagttttctataatatatttatttttattctatgtatttaataaaatacattaactactaaaaaataataaaaaattgataTTTGAATACAAAGTAAGGTTTCAAATAAAATGTTATTATTTGTAGGGGCAAAATGTACTCAACATATATAAGAAATAAGTGGCTGAAAATCTCCACAAAATCTCACCTCTCCAATGGTAAAAAAATACTACAATTGAAAATGCTCTaagtaagaaaaaataaaaaatataatgttctaatagaaataaataaaagcagaatgctataatattttttgGCATTTAGCAAGCCCATCTATGAAGAATTTCCGTTTTATATGCTTTCTAATGTTAAGTTGTTTTTTGGTTGGTTAGATATTTCTACTAATAACGTTAAACAGTTCTCATATAATTCGTTGAGATCGGCTACAAGGGACTTTCATCCATCAAATAGAATCGGTGGAGGTGGTTTCGGAGTTGTTTATAAGGTAAAATCCGGCTAACATACACACTCCTAAATTTCCTATGATTTACTAATATTTGATAATTTCTAAATtagtttaataaaattaatttaaatgTTTATATTATAGGGGGTTTTGAGAGACGACACTCATATTGCAGTCAAGTCGCTTTCTGCTGAATCAAAACAAGGGACAATTGAATTCTTGACAGAGATCAAAACGATTTCAGGCATTCGACATCCAAATCTTGTTCAACTTATAGGTTGTTGTGTGGAGGATGGTCACCGGATTTTGGTATATGAGTACCTCAAGAACAACAGTCTTGCTAGTGCTTTACTTGGTATTGTAATTCTTTCTATTAAGATCATGTTAATTTTTTCCTTTCTAATTAAGTGGTGTCCGGATAAATGATGTTTCAATAATATTTTGGGATTATGACGACAACTTGAGAATGGAAGGAAAAAAATGAGGAAAGCCTTCTTTCATTGACTAAGGTTGGACTTAACGTGGAAAGTCTTATCTATTAAAAAGTCTTATCTATTAAATCGTTCTTTTTTgtattaagtaaaaaaaatacCATACATAGCTTATCGGATTAAGGTCGTATTTATTTTCTTCCCCCCTATAAAGTGTCGTCTGGACTAATGttgtttaaattttttaaaaaaaatgaccgCACACTTGAGACAATGAAAGTAAAAAGTAAATGAAAGATAATTATAAAAAGCTTGGACTTAATGGGAAAAGTCTTCTTTCTATAACTTTCTTTATTAAATtgttcttcttgcattaagtgaAAAAGAAACAAATTGGCATAGTTTAGTGGATCAAGGTTTTTTCtatattaagtcaaaaagaaatatgcatatatagCCTACCAGATTAAGTTTTTCTTGAGTCCATCAAGTGAAATGAAACCACACCTAACTTTCGTATCCTGTTTGGTTCAATGATAGGCTCAAGAGGCAAACACCTAGACCTTGATTGGGCTACACGAGCTCATATATGCAAGGGCACTGCATCAGGTCTTGCATTTCTTCACGAGGAAGCTGAACCACATATTGTCCATAGAGACATAAAGGCAAGTAATGTACTTCTTGATGGAAGCTTTGATCCCAAAATAGGAGATTTTGGACTCGCAAAACTTTTCCCCGACAATGTCACTCACGTTAGCACTCGAGTTGCTGGAACAGTGTAAGAAATGTTCAACCACATTCTCGTTTTCTTTTCAACAAATTGCATGAAATATCAATTAGCAACGCACTTTACTCTTTTTTGCGTATATAGTCGGTATACTTTATCTCTTACCcataataacaatgtacttaAATCTTTTTTCCCATAATAGCAACATAAACACATTTTTCAATGATAATATCAATATGTAACTCACAACAACACATGTAAAATTTGATGACACATATAACAACTAACTTACAATTTCTTACCCATAATAAAAACGCACACATAATTCTTTACTAATTAGTAATAGCATTATGTACCAGATAAGTACAATGTCCATATTAGTAATGACATGTATATATGTTGCTTTTATAGGTAAAAGGTAAAGTGCATTGATATTATCGGTAAAGAAATGTGAAAACACTATTATCATAGGTGAAAATAAAATACATTGTCCATATTGGTAGCGAGAGTAAAGTACAATGATTTGGCCCATGAGTTTTTTCTTACTACTTGGATCTGATTTTGATAGGGGATACTTGGCTCCAGAGTACGCTTTATTGGGTCAACTTACAAAGAAAGTGGATGTATATAGTTTTGGAGTACTTATGCTTGAAATTATAAGTGGTAGAAGTAATAGTAAGGCGGCCTTTGGCGAGGATCTCCTGGGTCTCGTTGAGTGGGTATGTTTTTTGACCACTATGAAatttaaaacataatacaatacatatttaaaacatataattcacacacacacacacacacacatatatatatatatacacacacacacacacacataaactaTTTTGGTTTTGATTTCTAATTGTCTAATATATAAAGTTATAGTAATAAAAGGATACAATCAAGTTAGTAAAAAGCTAATAAATaaaagggttgtattttaaaatatgtaaaatgtatatatatatatatatatacatatatatatatatatatagtgttatgGTTTGGAACAGGTCTTAATGATTATTTAGCAATGTATTGTGAATTGTGATAGAAAGACTATGAAAATTAAGGTATGAAAAAATGATATAAAATGAAAAGGGTTACTCGTATAATAACAAAAGGTCAAATATGGACTTTCTATTTCTGACACGGAGGTAACATGTGTCAAGAAATGTTAGTTTTTATTACATAGTTGTGGGTATCAAAATCTCTCTTATTTTGTAGGCATGGAAGCTAAAAGACGAAGAAAGACTTCTAGACATTGTGGACCCTGACCTAACAGAATGTCCAGATGAGGAAATTATGCGATTTATTATAATTTCACTCTTTTGTACACAAGCGGTTTCAAACCAAAGACCATCAATGAGGCAAGTAGTTGAGATGCTCAGCAAAAAAGTCAACCTCAACATTAGATTGTTGACTGAACCGGGGATATACAAGCCAAATTCGTCTTCTAGTCGTTCTAAAGGTGGTGTGTCACAAGTAACAACAAAAAGTGGAGCATTTAATGGTCGGAAATCAGTAAATCCTTTTATAACTACTTCACCACATGTTAGTAATTCTTTCAGTAGTATGTCACAAATGTTTCCTAGATAATCATTATATTCAGATTACTTACACCAAAGGGTTTCTTAGGTTATGTACCATAGCTTTGTAGTTGTTTTTCCTTATAGCGAGATCATGAATCACTTTAAGATGTAAATATAACACTTTTGTATAAGAAACATGTGTTTGTAATGATGTGAATTGTAATGCCTTTAGTATGAGAAATTCGAAATAGTCATTTAAAATAAAAGTTTCAAAGTATTTTGTATTTTAATAAAACAATTTGTAGAAAAAGATTGCAAATGGTCGAGTCCTTAATATATTAAAGGTTCAAAGTGTTATGGCATACAACATGGTTACCATAAAATCAATAGAAAATTGTCTTTAAAGTAAACATTAACAATACATCACAGTTCTAAATAAATTCTTCTAAATGTACAAATGATAAATTTGTTATTAAGTCTTTGATTAAGCCTCCTAAACTGAATACATATAAATAAAGTATGTTTGGTTTGAGAAGCTTAATGAGCATTATCGGGGTTAGACATTGTTTAAGAGTAAGGAAGTTGCACATTCCAAACACAATGTCGCCTATATCTTATTATACTATAGCAACAGGAGAAGTCAAGATTGGTGCCCGTAAATCTTcaaagaaaacattttactcaaaTAGAATTGTAAACtcccaaaaattttcaaaacttaaaGGCTAGTATAAGTTCAGTTTAAGGGAAAAGATGCAATGTTTTAATTATGACGATTTAAGTGTACTGTAAGTTGTAAAAAAAGTTCATTAAAGTTGTACAACATTGcctataaaatgaattattttaacTATGTTGATTTATATTGTAGAAGGGGCAAGGCAAAAAGTTGTTTTGAAAGGTATTTTAAGAGTTAATTTTGAAGGTTGTTTTAAAAGTTGTTTGAAAGTTGAAATTACACATGTTAATTAGTATAGAGTCTAACTCGGATGTAACTCACTAGGCTTCATAGCCAAACaaactatgtttacatatggcaTGGGTTGCAAGTGATTCATGAGCAATAGAAAGATGTCAAGGTAATTAGAGACTATTGGTGAAATATAGAAAGATGTCAAGGTAATTAGAGACTATTGGTGAAAAATAGTTGAGGCCTTGGAAATAGATATAATTTACGAcattatttttatagttttaggTATAAAGaatttgagattacaatttattttatttaaaaagttcGAATAAGATATTTCCAAATAGTCCTTCGAGGggtgagatatatatatatatatatatatatatatatatatatatatatatatatatatatatatatatatatatatatatatatatatataggtaggtaggttcaaatgtggattgacatctattgtgtggacgtgtggataatgctattttgtgagaattacaaaaaaatatgttgtttgataatatgaatatgttcaatcttatataattattttaattattaagcattttcactaattaaatcgtctataaggttattatacaatttttaattattctcattctgtcagaatgttatcaggatgtttattgagtcgtattctgtaagaattaaaataaataaaaaatgatgaatgagaacaaaaatgaattagaattggtgagaatccattaaaataacaatagttctgtgagattgaacgtattcacattactaaacaacatattctcttagtaatttatataaaatagcaTTATCCACAAGTCCACACAATAGTtctccatccacattataacctagccctatatatatatatatatatatatatatatatatatatatatatatatatatatatatatagtttggatGCATAATTATTGTGCGGACCTGTAGAGAGTGCgattctatgagaattactaagagaataagttgtttagtaatgcGAGTACGTTCAACTGTACAAAATTATCTTCATTTTCATGCatactaattcttattcatttttgttctcacaaatcgttttcactcattttcattctgacagaatatgactcaataaacattctgacaacattctgacagaatgagaataataataaaaagtctataataaccttatagacgatttaattagtgagaatgtgtgataatgacaatagttatgtaagattgaacgtattcatattatcaaacaacatattttctttatcattatcacataataacactgtccacacgtccgcacaatagatgttcatcaacatttgaacctatatatatatatatatatatatatatatatatatatatatatatatatatatatatatatataccatcttATAAAAGAACtctcactatttctaaaaatagcttcaatataataataatattttttaagacgtccaaacaGTTTAGCTAAAAGTACAAGTAAcaaccaataaaataatattaatcttGCATTGTTCAAACATGTAAGCTAAACATACTATCAACCAATACATATAGGAATTTTGACCCAGTAGTCTTTATTCGCTCTAATACCTGATTAATTCCTAAAATAAAGGCAAACATATCTCTATTTTTGCTGCTAGGATAGTATTTCGCTAACACGAGAAACTATACATTACATTTCTCTCTCTAAACATAAATCTCCCTGAAACCACTGTCATCATCGTTCGACTGTGTTACCTTTGGAGTCGGTATGCTACGATACGCAATCCCCTTTGTAAAAATCGTTTTCCGGCTTCACTAACTTCTCCCAGAGCTTTTGTCGACCTTTTGACCATCGATCTTTACCCGCAAGGTTAAGTATATCACAACTCACCGCCTGCTTCTCTCTTCTTCGTTTTTCTTGTTTTCTAATTTGAAAACTTGTTTGTTTGAAggatatttttagggttttgatgaACAATGGGGGTTTTATTTGAATCTTAAATCTGTGTAAGTTTAATTTGATTTTAGGTTTTTGGTTGAACTTGGTAAATACACGATTTAGGAAGATCTTGATTCAAACCCATGGATCAACCATCACGGCTCCATCGCACCACCAAACTGTGGTTCCCTTCTTCCATTCATTCAAGACGAATCGATTGTGGTTATTTCAACAACGACATTAACTTATCTGGTAGCCATcactatttttttgtttttctaagaaAAACACAAACTATTTCGTATTTTCTTTACATATCTTTGGTTTTTTACGTTTATCTTTATAGATATGGAAATCGTAACATCACAAACCTCTATCAACCACCACCCTTTGTTCCTGTGCCACAAAAGGTATGGCCTTTTTTTCTAACCAACCTCATATCTATCGATTTTATGAGTCTTTTTATGTAGGATAAATTTGGAGGAAGTAAAAGAAATGTCTGAACTATTCGTTGTTATTGTTGCTACTATTGTTAGGGCCCAACCAGAAGATTTTAAGACTATTTGGCAGGAATGGGTGAAAGATTTTCTTATGATGCTTACCATTTGGATCGTTATCCTCTCTCTTAACTTTGTAAGTTTAAGTTTTCCCTTTCTCCTTTCTTGGTAAAATACATGTTAGTCTGAACTCCATTTTCTCTTCTagctttttgtggtttttggctCCCTTACAACAAGATTGTGTCCTTTTATTTCAACATGAATAAAAATAATCATGTTGTCACTACAAGCAAGCATTAAATCATCATTTCAATTGTGATCTTTTATGTTCAGATCTTCATAGAGATGTCAAAGGGTAGGCCATGAATGATCATTggatttttttacaattttggtgCTGATGTTGTGACAAAGTATCCATTCAACAATGATCTTTATACTGTTTTCAACACTCACTATGTTTGCATAGTAATAATTGTTGAAGTAGAAACCAAACCATGGAAATTGCTGCCACATGATACACCTGGTCAACATTTGTAGCATTGAAGAAGCCGGAAGGTGTCCATGTGTTCGGAGACTTTCTAACGACTTAAAGTTAAAAGTTATTgggtaataatataatttcatggtatttttaaagtttttaaCGAAAAAAGAAAATCATCTATTGTTTCACCTTGTTGATTTGATCTCTACAATAGGGAGACTGAGGAAAGTGAACATGAAATGGGGAGTGTTCTTGAGGAAGGCGGACACGAAACGTCTCCATCATTCCGGATGCATATAAATCATTCTACATTATTCAATTTCAGATACATACAAACTATATTAATTTTATCTTTTTCTATAATTATAATGGTTCGAAAGAGCTATTCCATGAGCCCCCAGGTGACATTCTTGCTCCTCATGAGAGTATAATTGCAATAGGTAAAACATTTGGCAAACTTAATATTTTTTGGTAAACAAGGTGAAACTTCTGTTGGATCATAGTAATTCTTGTTATTTGTGTTTCTTCTATTCTCGTCTTTTAGGTTTACGAATTTGAATTTATGATGATGTAATCATGGAATTCACCTTTTTTAGGTGGACAAAGCTATTAAGATGGAACGCTTATTTAAGATCAAATAAACATAACCATGGGGTGAGGGATCTTAATACAAAAATCCAATAAAACACTATAGGAAAGTACTACTTGCGTAATATCCTATTTTTTATAATGTGAGTTTTATAGGATCCTACTTGGAAATGGAGAAGTTGTTGTTTTGGTACAGATGATGAAGGTACAAAAACCTTTTTAAATCTATAGTGTCCTACATTCTTTTTTTTTCATGAGTTTTATTCCACAGTTAAATTTCCATGATTTTTGGTCATCAGCAAGTATCAAATAGTGTAGTCAATAGATTTGAAGCTGAACTAGAGGACCTATCTATTAAAAAAGGGAAAACAAGGACAACAAGATTTGAACATGGCAATAACTGGTCCGGTTTCTATTAATCAACAATAAGCTCAAATAATGAAATTTGGGTTGATTCTAAGACCGCAAGAACTTTGGATCCAATGATGCTAACTTGAAACAGAACGAGAGAGATATCCAACATCAAGCCCActccccccccacacacacacttaCTTCACTAGAAAAAAGGTCGAAATCCGAAAatctaaataaaattaaaattaaaattaaaattatgaCATTGTACTTTCAAAGTTTATGCTATACATCAGCTTATGATAAAATTTATTATAAATCATTTTATTCATAAATATGTGATACCATATAATTGTGGGTATAAAATGCATTATGGTTATTTGTGCAGGTGGGATTTAATCGATTCGGGTGGGTATGTTTATGGATATGGTTTGTCTTGTTGAACTGGAAACGAACCTAACAAATGTGCCCAGCCGGGTAATTTACATGtgtcaataaaaataaaaataaaatagggtGTAATGGTCTTAATAAGATCAAAAGAATGTGTGTAGTTTGTTTGCCGGAGATGGCGTGGTGATGGGGTAAAGGGTAATTTGTTCCTTATACCATTAAAGTGAAGATGGATAATGTCAGGGGTGAACAACATGGTCAGAGTATTAAGACTATTATCAAAAGCATTGTTCTTCTGTGATGTTGCAAGATTGGAATGGAAAAATAAACGAATAgtatttttggaatattgttttagGATTATATGATTCAGTGGAAAAGAAAGGGGAATTGAATGTTTTTGTAAAATCTCTAAAAAAATCTTCTTTTTgcctttatcatttttttttcgaGATGTGGATAATTTGAAAATTGGTGAGTACACATAGCAAGATATAATGCATTGGAGTTGTGTCTTTTGTTGTATTAATTTAATTGAGAATTAGAAATTCAGGAAAAGGAATGGAAAGAAAAAGAAAGTGATTGGTGCC includes these proteins:
- the LOC111891702 gene encoding putative serine/threonine-protein kinase; the protein is MGMGCFGAFDACKARTRKLPDDISTNNVKQFSYNSLRSATRDFHPSNRIGGGGFGVVYKGVLRDDTHIAVKSLSAESKQGTIEFLTEIKTISGIRHPNLVQLIGCCVEDGHRILVYEYLKNNSLASALLGSRGKHLDLDWATRAHICKGTASGLAFLHEEAEPHIVHRDIKASNVLLDGSFDPKIGDFGLAKLFPDNVTHVSTRVAGTVGYLAPEYALLGQLTKKVDVYSFGVLMLEIISGRSNSKAAFGEDLLGLVEWAWKLKDEERLLDIVDPDLTECPDEEIMRFIIISLFCTQAVSNQRPSMRQVVEMLSKKVNLNIRLLTEPGIYKPNSSSSRSKGGVSQVTTKSGAFNGRKSVNPFITTSPHVSNSFSSMSQMFPR